In Cervus elaphus chromosome 29, mCerEla1.1, whole genome shotgun sequence, a single window of DNA contains:
- the SLC25A51 gene encoding mitochondrial nicotinamide adenine dinucleotide transporter SLC25A51 codes for MMDSEAHEKRPPILTSSKQDIAPHIASVSEMKHYLCGCCAAFNNIAITFPIQKVLFRQQLYGIKTRDAVLQLRRDGFRNLYRGILPPLMQKTTTLALMFGLYEDLSCLLRKHISSPEFATRSMAAVLAGTTEAIFTPLERVQTLLQDHRHHDKFTNTYQAFKALKCHGIREYYRGLVPVLFRNGFSNVLFFGLRGPIKEHLPTATTHSAHLVNDFICGGLLGAMLGILFFPVNVVKTRMQSQIGGEFQSFPKVFQKIWLERDRKLTNLFRGAHLNYHRSLISWGIINATYEFLLKII; via the coding sequence ATGATGGATTCAGAAGCTCATGAAAAGAGGCCCCCAATCCTAACATCTTCAAAGCAAGATATAGCACCTCATATCGCAAGTGTCAGTGAGATGAAGCATTACCTGTGCGGCTGCTGTGCGGCCTTCAACAACATCGCGATCACATTTCCCATCCAGAAGGTCCTCTTTCGGCAACAGCTCTATGGAATCAAAACCCGGGATGCTGTACTGCAGTTGAGGAGGGACGGATTTCGAAACTTGTATCGCGGAATCCTCCCCCCATTAATGCAGAAGACAACCACACTGGCACTGATGTTTGGTCTGTATGAGGATTTATCTTGCCTTCTCCGTAAGCATATCAGTTCCCCAGAGTTTGCGACCCGCAGCATGGCCGCAGTCCTTGCAGGGACAACAGAAGCAATTTTCACTCCACTGGAAAGAGTCCAAACATTGCTTCAGGACCACAGGCATCATGACAAATTTACAAACACGTACCAGGCTTTCAAGGCGCTGAAATGCCATGGAATTCGAGAGTATTATCGAGGCTTGGTTCCCGTCCTCTTCCGTAATGGATTTAGCAACGTGCTTTTCTTCGGCCTGCGCGGCCCCATAAAGGAGCACCTGCCTACAGCCACGACTCACAGTGCTCACTTGGTCAATGATTTTATCTGTGGGGGCCTGCTGGGTGCCATGTTGGGAATCTTGTTTTTTCCAGTCAATGTTGTAAAGACGCGCATGCAGTCTCAGATTGGCGGGGAGTTTCAGTCTTTCCCCAAGGTTTTCCAAAAAATCTGGCTAGAACGGGACAGGAAGCTAACAAATCTTTTCCGAGGTGCCCATCTGAATTACCATCGGTCCCTCATCTCTTGGGGCATAATTAATGCGACTTACGAGTTCTTGTTAAAGATTATATGA